TGTTCGAGAACGAGGTCATGCACGTCGTGGTGCCGCCGAAGTACGAGCAGATTGCCGCGAAGGACAACATCGTCCGCGACGACACCAGCGTGGAGGCCCTGGGCCAGCTCAAGCCGGTGTTCGACCGCAAGTACGGGACGATTACCGCCGGCAACGCGTCCCCCCTCACCGACGGCGCCGCGGCGCTGCTCCTGATGAGCGAGGAGCGCGCCAAGGCCCTGGGCTATGAGCCGCTGGGCTACCTGCGCGCGCACGCCTACGCGGCCACGGACCCGGCGGACCAGCTCCTCCAGGGCCCGGTGTACGCGGTGCCCACCGCGCTCAAGCGGGCGGGGCTGAAGCTGGCGGACATCGACCTGGTGGAGATGCACGAGGCCTTCGCCGCGCAGGTGGCGAGCAACCTCCAGGGGCTGGCGTCCAAGGAGTTCGCGAAGAAGGCCGGCTGGAGCGCGCCGGTGGGCGAGGTGGACCGCGAGCGGCTGAACGTGACGGGCGGCTCCATTGCCATCGGTCATCCCTTCGGGGCCACGGGGGCGCGCATCGTCACCCAGGCCCTCAACGAGCTGAAGCGTCGGAACAAGAACACGGCGATGTGCACCGTCTGCGCCGCCGGCGGCCTGGGCGCCGCCGTCATCCTGGAGCGTGAGTGATGGCCAGCAAGCTTGAAGAGCTCGAGGTGAAGCAGGGCTTGTCCTACGCGGTGGAGGACGGCGTCGCCGTCATCACCTATGACCTGCCGGACTCGCCGGTGAACACGCTGTCGCCGGAGACGGGCGAGGCCTTCACCCGCATCATGTCGCGCGCGGAGCGGGAGCCCGAGGTGAAGGCCGTGGTCTTCATCTCCGGCAAGAAGGACAACTTCGTCGCCGGGGCGAAAATCGACTTCCTGCAGACCCTCAAGACGGCGGAGGAGGCCACCGCCATCAGCCGCAACGGCCAGGAGTCGTTCGACCGGCTGGACGCGTTCCCCAAGCCCGTCATCGCGGCCATCCACGGCTCGTGTCTGGGCGGGGGCCTGGAGTGGGCGCTGGCGTGTGACTACCGCATCGCCACCGACAGCCCCAAGACGTCGCTGGGCCTGCCGGAGACGCAGCTGGGCCTGATTCCCGGCGCTGGCGGCACCCAGCGGCTGCCCGCGCTCATCGGCGTGCAGGCGGCGCTGGACCTCATCCTCACGGGCAAGTCGCTCAAGCCGTCCAAGGCGAAGAAGCTGGGCGTGGTGGACGAGGTGGTGCCGGTGCCGCTGCTGCGCACGCTGGCGCTGCGGCGCGCGCGGGAGCTGGCGGCGGGCACGCTCAAGGTCGAGCGCACGCGCGGCCAGGGCTTCAAGGGCGTGGTCTCCAGCGGCAAGGCGAAGGGGCTGTCGGGCTTCTTCCAGGGGCTGGCCAACAAGGAGCTGTGGGCCGAGGTGGCGCTGGAGGACAACCCGCTGGGCCGCAAGCTCGTCTTCGACGAGGCGCGCAAGCAGCTGCTGAAGAAGACGCGCGGCAAGTATCCGGCCCAGGAGAAGGCGCTCCAGGTGATTCGCGTGGGCCTGGAGTCCGGGCACAAGGCGGGCCAGGAGGCCGAGGCGAAGGCGTTTGGCGAGCTGGTGGTGTCGGACGTGTCAAAGCGACTGGTGGAGATCTTCTTCGCCACCACGGCGCTGAAGAAGGAGAACGGCACCTCCAACCCCAGCGTGAAGCCGCGCGAGGTGAAGAAGGTGGCGGTGCTGGGCGGCGGGCTGATGGGCGGCGGCATCGCCTACGTGGCCAGCACGCTGCAGGGCGTGCCGGTGCGCGTGAAGGACAAGGACGACGCGGGCGTGGGCCGCGCGCTCAAGCAGGTGCAGTCCATCCTGGATGAGCGCACGAAGAAGCGCTCGCTGACGTCGCGCGAGGCGGCGGCGAAGATGGCGCTCATCACGGCGGGCACCGACTACAGCGGCTTCAAGTCGGCGGACCTGGTCATCGAGGCGGTGTTCGAGGACCTGAAGCTCAAGCACCGCATCATCGCGGAGGTGGAGGCCGTCACCGGCGAGCACTGCATCTTCGCGTCCAACACCTCCAGCATCCCGATTACGGAGCTGGCCAAGGGCAGCAGGCGGCCGTCGCAGGTCATCGGGATGCACTACTTCAGCCCGGTGAACAAGATGCCGCTCTTGGAGATCATCACCCACCCGGGCACGTCCGAGTGGGTGACGGCCACCTGCGTGGAGGTGGGCAAGAAGCAGGGCAAGACGGTCATCGTCGTCAACGACGGGCCGGGCTTCTACACCTCGCGCATCCTCGCGCCGTACATGAACGAGGCGGCGTACCTGCTGGCCGAGGGCGCGGACATCGCGGAGCTGGACAAGGCGCTGGTCGAGTTCGGCTTCCCGGTGGGGCCGATGACCCTCCTGGACGAGGTGGGCATCGACGTGGCGCAGAAGGTGGGCCCCATCATGGAGGCCGCGTTCGGCAAGCGCATGGCGGCGCCCAAGGCGCTGGACAACGTCATCACGGACGGCCGGCTGGGCCGCAAGACGCAGAAGGGCTTCTACCTGTACGAGGACGGGAAGAAGAAGGACGTGGACCCGACCGTCTACGCCCTGCTGCCGCACGGCAAGGACCGCAAGAGCTTCGACCACGCGGAGATGGCGGAGCGGCTGGTGCTGCAGATGGTGAACGAGGCCGTGCGCTGCCTGGGCGAGGGCATCCTCCGCAGCCCGCGTGACGGCGATGTGGGCGCCATCTTCGGCCTGGGCTTCCCCCCCTTCACCGGCGGCCCGTTCCGCTACGTGGACAGCCGGGGCCCCGCCGAGGTGCTGCG
Above is a window of Pyxidicoccus xibeiensis DNA encoding:
- the fadJ gene encoding fatty acid oxidation complex subunit alpha FadJ; amino-acid sequence: MASKLEELEVKQGLSYAVEDGVAVITYDLPDSPVNTLSPETGEAFTRIMSRAEREPEVKAVVFISGKKDNFVAGAKIDFLQTLKTAEEATAISRNGQESFDRLDAFPKPVIAAIHGSCLGGGLEWALACDYRIATDSPKTSLGLPETQLGLIPGAGGTQRLPALIGVQAALDLILTGKSLKPSKAKKLGVVDEVVPVPLLRTLALRRARELAAGTLKVERTRGQGFKGVVSSGKAKGLSGFFQGLANKELWAEVALEDNPLGRKLVFDEARKQLLKKTRGKYPAQEKALQVIRVGLESGHKAGQEAEAKAFGELVVSDVSKRLVEIFFATTALKKENGTSNPSVKPREVKKVAVLGGGLMGGGIAYVASTLQGVPVRVKDKDDAGVGRALKQVQSILDERTKKRSLTSREAAAKMALITAGTDYSGFKSADLVIEAVFEDLKLKHRIIAEVEAVTGEHCIFASNTSSIPITELAKGSRRPSQVIGMHYFSPVNKMPLLEIITHPGTSEWVTATCVEVGKKQGKTVIVVNDGPGFYTSRILAPYMNEAAYLLAEGADIAELDKALVEFGFPVGPMTLLDEVGIDVAQKVGPIMEAAFGKRMAAPKALDNVITDGRLGRKTQKGFYLYEDGKKKDVDPTVYALLPHGKDRKSFDHAEMAERLVLQMVNEAVRCLGEGILRSPRDGDVGAIFGLGFPPFTGGPFRYVDSRGPAEVLRKLEHFHDKLGERFVPAPHLVELVKAGKTFYPR
- the fadI gene encoding acetyl-CoA C-acyltransferase FadI — its product is MASEKRNGRPRVAIVRGLRTPFVKAGSVFSGLTALDLGRMVVQELVQRAELDPNLIDQVVFGQVIPTLTAPSIAREVVIAAGLPRKIEAFTVARACATSIQAMTTAANAIAVGEAEIIIAGGTECMSDAPIFTSRPLAQALVAASKGRSLPEKLKPFQKLKGKDLLPVPPAIAEYSTGMTMGESAEKMAKENGITREEQDLIAYNSHRNAARAWKDGLFENEVMHVVVPPKYEQIAAKDNIVRDDTSVEALGQLKPVFDRKYGTITAGNASPLTDGAAALLLMSEERAKALGYEPLGYLRAHAYAATDPADQLLQGPVYAVPTALKRAGLKLADIDLVEMHEAFAAQVASNLQGLASKEFAKKAGWSAPVGEVDRERLNVTGGSIAIGHPFGATGARIVTQALNELKRRNKNTAMCTVCAAGGLGAAVILERE